Within the Candidatus Deferrimicrobiaceae bacterium genome, the region TGCAGCACGAAGGGGATTGCGGTCTTCAATGCCCCCTACAGCAATACCCGAAGCGTCGTCGAGATGGCCCTGGGCGAAATGATCATGCTCCTGCGGGGGATTTTCGAGAGCAGCAGCAGGCTCCACGGAGGCAGCTGGACGAAGACCGCCGAGGGGCTTCACGAAATCCGGGGGAAACGGCTGGGGATCATCGGATACGGGAATATCGGCTCCCAGCTGTCCACCCTCGCCGAGTCCCTCGGGATGAAGGTCGGTTACTACGACATCGAGGAGAAACTCTCCCTGGGGAACGCCCGAAAGTACCCCCTCAAGGAGCTCCTGGCGCGCTCCGACATCATCAGCGTCCACATCGACGGGCGGGAGTCCAACAGGAATTTCATCGGGGAGAAGGAATTCGCGGCGATGAAGGATGGGCTGATCTTCCTGAACCTGAGCCGGGGGTTCGTGGTGGACGTGGAGGCACTCGCCCGTCACATCCGGAAAGGCAGGATCAAGGGAGCCGCCGTGGACGTTTACCCCGTGGAGCCGGAAAGCAGCAAGGACCCTTTCTCCTCCGTTCTCCAGGGTTTGCCCAACACGATCCTGACGCCGCACGTCGGCGGCTCCACGGAAGAGGCCCAGGCGGGTATCGGCGCCTTCGTCGCGGAGCGCATCGTGTCGTACTTCGCCACCGGTAGCACCGTCTCGAGCGTCAACTTCCCCGTCTACCACCCGATGGGGAAGACCTACCTCCACCGGTTCGCGCACATCCATGAAAACATCCCGGGGATGCTCGCCCAGATCAACGATATG harbors:
- the serA gene encoding phosphoglycerate dehydrogenase produces the protein MKALLLENIHPGAIPVFAAAGFEVEAVPQNPGKKALAQMIGDVSVLGIRSKTRIGPDILARAPRLSAIGAFCIGTEQIDSSACSTKGIAVFNAPYSNTRSVVEMALGEMIMLLRGIFESSSRLHGGSWTKTAEGLHEIRGKRLGIIGYGNIGSQLSTLAESLGMKVGYYDIEEKLSLGNARKYPLKELLARSDIISVHIDGRESNRNFIGEKEFAAMKDGLIFLNLSRGFVVDVEALARHIRKGRIKGAAVDVYPVEPESSKDPFSSVLQGLPNTILTPHVGGSTEEAQAGIGAFVAERIVSYFATGSTVSSVNFPVYHPMGKTYLHRFAHIHENIPGMLAQINDMFARRNVNIAGQHLETRGAIAYAIIDVDGPCNTGILSDLEAIPGTIRARLVY